The sequence TTTTCAAACTCCCGTACCGCATCATCTATTCTTCCCACACACGCAAGCGCCTCCACATACCAGAACGCACATACGAGGAACGTAGTCTTGGGTTTCCCAAAATCATCTGAATGCAAATACCGGTAAAATAATCCATTCGGTGTTTTCAACTCTTTCTCCAACGCCGCCAGGTGATCTTTTGCCCTGTCCGAAGCCGGATCAAGGTAGTTCATCATAATCAGCTGTAAAGTACTTGCATCCAGGTGTAAACTGCCTGTTGCATTTGTATATACTTTACGAATCGGATCATAACAACTCTCTATATGCGCCGCAGCTCTGTTCTTCAACGCAGTGGCCTGTGCGGCGAGATCATTACTGCCAATGATGCGTGCCATCTTTTCTGCCGCAGAACAACCCGCCCACTGGAAGAGATTACTATAACAATGGATGTTTGCGAAGTTGCGGAACTCCCATATCCCTGCATCCTTTTCATCAATCGTCCGCTCTATCTTTTTCAGCAGGTATTCTATCCACCAGGCAGAATCTTTTCTTTCTGAAAAGATAAACCGGTGGTCTGTATACAAAGGCAACATGGAAATGAGCACCTGACCATAAATATCGTTCTGTATATGCTCATACGCCTGGTTGCCGATCCTTACAGGCTGATTGCCCAGATAACCGTCCAGGTGGGGAAGTATTTGCTCAATCAGGTTCTTTTTGCCTGTGATCCCATAAAGAGGTTGGTACCGATAATCACCTGAGAAAGAAATATCTGCCACATAGCTAAAGTATTTTTCCATCTCTTCGAAGTGACCGATATGGTTGAGCGCGGTTATCACATAAAATGTGTCTCTGAGCCAGCAATAACGGTAATCCCAGTTACGCCCGCTGCCCGGAGATTCCGGCAAACTGGTGGTACTGGCGGCGATAATAGCGCCGGTATCTTCATATTGGTGAATCTTTAGTGCCAGCGCGGAACGGATCACAGCCGGCTGGTAGAAGTTGGCGATATTGGAGTGTTTTATCCAGGTACGCCAGTATACAGTTGTTTCGCGAAGGAAACGTTCAGCAGTACTATTGAG is a genomic window of Chitinophaga sp. LS1 containing:
- a CDS encoding glycoside hydrolase family 15 protein — its product is MEKHTYQTGLIGNCAFLAHVNINTNIDWLCWPQMDSTFVFGGMLDKKKGGEFSILPEGEYNSRQYYLENTNILVTEITSGDGKYRITDFAPRFYQYERYFKPLMLIRKITPLEGNPRIRVKCEPVCDYGGRKLKAQRGSNHIEFLGCDEHIRLTTNIPVSYLFEEEFFVLNEEKYLLLSYGQPLEAPLNSTAERFLRETTVYWRTWIKHSNIANFYQPAVIRSALALKIHQYEDTGAIIAASTTSLPESPGSGRNWDYRYCWLRDTFYVITALNHIGHFEEMEKYFSYVADISFSGDYRYQPLYGITGKKNLIEQILPHLDGYLGNQPVRIGNQAYEHIQNDIYGQVLISMLPLYTDHRFIFSERKDSAWWIEYLLKKIERTIDEKDAGIWEFRNFANIHCYSNLFQWAGCSAAEKMARIIGSNDLAAQATALKNRAAAHIESCYDPIRKVYTNATGSLHLDASTLQLIMMNYLDPASDRAKDHLAALEKELKTPNGLFYRYLHSDDFGKPKTTFLVCAFWYVEALACVGRIDDAVREFEKLMQYSNHLLLFSEDVDETNGSQWGNFPQAYSHVGLMNAAYRISMKLDTPIFK